A genomic window from Nocardioides rotundus includes:
- a CDS encoding acetyl-CoA carboxylase biotin carboxyl carrier protein — protein MDDVQVVLAAFDESEWDELRIDSGDFHLHVFKSSRFDRPASTLAPASVGSAAATRATAASATSAPAPTAAAPHGTPDGGQPIVEDHGDGVVVRAPSLGTFYRAPKPGADPYVEVGTQVTASSQLALLEVMKLYTAVEAGVDGVVTKILVEDGGLVEHDQPLFVIDPGAA, from the coding sequence ATGGACGACGTCCAAGTGGTCCTCGCCGCCTTCGATGAATCCGAGTGGGACGAGCTTCGGATCGACTCCGGAGACTTCCACCTCCACGTGTTCAAGTCCTCCCGATTCGACCGCCCGGCCAGCACACTCGCGCCAGCCTCCGTCGGGAGTGCGGCCGCTACTCGGGCTACTGCTGCGTCGGCGACATCGGCGCCTGCGCCGACTGCGGCCGCTCCGCACGGCACGCCAGATGGCGGTCAACCGATCGTGGAGGACCATGGCGACGGCGTCGTGGTGCGCGCCCCCAGCTTGGGCACGTTCTACCGCGCTCCCAAGCCGGGCGCCGACCCGTACGTCGAGGTCGGAACGCAGGTGACTGCGAGTTCGCAGCTGGCTCTGCTGGAGGTGATGAAGCTGTACACCGCGGTTGAGGCTGGGGTCGACGGGGTCGTCACCAAGATTCTGGTGGAGGACGGCGGACTCGTCGAGCACGATCAGCCACTGTTCGTCATCGATCCTGGCGCGGCGTGA
- a CDS encoding pyruvate, phosphate dikinase: protein MYTRWLSSGDELPDRQLVGGKAWSLARMTSLGLPVPPAFVVTTDGFRHFHETGGVSATLRDEVLAGVARLEEESGRRFGSGPNPLLISVRSGAAISMPGMMDTVLNLGMTDEVEAALAAESGDDAFARDTHHRFLDLFTDVVLNRDPRDHPGDSPAAVRASVNRAVPDVGWDPESQLMASVEAVFRSWNSRRALRYRAHQGIPDDLGTAVTVQAMVFGNLGEDSGTGVLFSRNPLDGTNEVFGEYLRRAQGEDVVSGRVTPQRLSDLEDQDPELHSQLLQAARDLEHANREIQDVEFTVQGGRLFLLQSRTAKLAPEAALQTSIDMVAEGLLTKREALRRLSPGQAQSLVAPRLDANAPAGEPLATGESACAGVGTGTVVDDPDRAVALAAEGKRVVLARPTTSPEDLPGMLAATAVVTDEGGSTSHAAVVSRALGLPCIVGAGRGALADHVGTDVTVDAASGAVYAGTLPVFVPKEDDSPGLRTVIAWAREHSPIDVTPDADGLNDGDLVDLSELSGGSDPERVADLIAGLSGVTAICGGASASPDAVAAAIDAGVRRIVTDPVLPALLAAVQHGPATD, encoded by the coding sequence GTGTACACGAGGTGGCTGTCGTCCGGTGACGAGCTCCCCGATCGTCAGCTCGTGGGTGGGAAGGCATGGTCCTTGGCCAGAATGACCTCGCTCGGACTGCCCGTGCCACCCGCCTTCGTGGTCACCACCGACGGGTTCCGTCACTTCCACGAGACCGGAGGCGTCAGCGCCACGCTGCGAGACGAGGTGCTCGCTGGTGTCGCGCGGCTAGAGGAAGAGTCGGGACGTCGGTTCGGCTCGGGCCCGAACCCGCTGCTGATCTCGGTACGCTCCGGTGCCGCCATCTCGATGCCGGGCATGATGGACACGGTCCTCAACCTCGGCATGACCGATGAGGTTGAGGCCGCGCTTGCTGCGGAGAGCGGCGACGACGCCTTTGCCCGGGATACCCATCATCGATTCCTGGACCTGTTCACCGATGTGGTACTTAACCGCGACCCGCGTGACCACCCGGGGGACAGCCCGGCGGCAGTGCGGGCGAGCGTGAATCGAGCGGTCCCGGACGTGGGCTGGGATCCGGAAAGCCAGCTGATGGCGTCGGTCGAGGCGGTGTTCCGGTCGTGGAATTCCCGGCGTGCTCTGCGGTATCGGGCACACCAAGGGATCCCCGACGATCTAGGCACAGCGGTCACCGTCCAGGCCATGGTGTTCGGGAACCTCGGCGAAGACTCGGGCACTGGCGTGCTGTTCTCCCGTAACCCGCTGGATGGCACCAACGAGGTGTTCGGCGAGTACTTGCGACGAGCTCAAGGAGAGGACGTCGTCTCCGGCCGGGTCACACCCCAGCGACTGAGCGACCTCGAAGATCAGGATCCCGAGCTTCACTCCCAGCTCCTGCAAGCCGCACGTGACCTCGAGCATGCCAACCGCGAGATCCAGGACGTGGAGTTCACCGTTCAGGGCGGGCGACTCTTCCTGCTGCAATCACGGACCGCGAAGCTGGCTCCCGAAGCTGCGCTGCAGACCTCGATCGACATGGTCGCCGAGGGGCTGTTGACCAAGCGGGAAGCGCTGCGTCGGCTGAGCCCCGGGCAGGCGCAGTCCCTCGTCGCTCCCCGCCTGGACGCGAACGCTCCGGCGGGCGAACCGCTGGCAACTGGGGAGTCGGCCTGTGCGGGGGTGGGGACCGGGACGGTCGTCGACGACCCCGATCGCGCGGTCGCCCTGGCAGCGGAGGGGAAGCGGGTCGTCCTCGCCCGTCCGACCACCAGCCCCGAGGACCTACCGGGAATGCTCGCTGCGACGGCCGTCGTCACAGACGAAGGTGGCAGCACCTCTCATGCCGCTGTGGTGAGCCGTGCGCTCGGACTTCCCTGCATCGTCGGCGCAGGTCGAGGGGCTCTCGCAGATCACGTGGGTACTGATGTCACCGTCGACGCTGCCAGCGGCGCGGTCTATGCCGGCACGCTTCCCGTGTTCGTTCCGAAAGAGGACGACTCGCCCGGACTCCGAACTGTCATCGCCTGGGCCCGCGAGCACTCGCCTATCGATGTCACGCCCGATGCTGACGGGTTGAACGATGGCGATCTGGTTGACCTGTCCGAGTTGTCGGGCGGGAGCGACCCGGAGCGTGTTGCCGACCTTATCGCAGGCCTGTCCGGGGTCACCGCGATCTGCGGCGGCGCGAGCGCCTCTCCTGATGCTGTCGCAGCCGCCATCGACGCAGGTGTGCGACGGATCGTGACGGATCCAGTGCTCCCCGCACTGCTTGCGGCTGTGCAGCACGGCCCCGCAACAGATTGA
- a CDS encoding PEP-utilizing enzyme, translating to MAKLYTDVDKFESHEGPVVVEAFHSGVKDLVRSALDKAGVSWKEFVFAKEFEFITPEAIAAIEKSVVDSGYRYQTSAVISYVERPDAYTPIAGADATSDSFSFEHPEAVTGEPEDGRVQCGQGDNVAAYPANVIGTARYYRSIDDVMTGLREGVPENTVAIIDDSGGTLTAPIIEQFKAIVCAGGTVRSHLGILTREYGIPCVMNSKISGIVNGDTVEVGVSGRAKTTEAYQEGREMTVPVWKHSDQS from the coding sequence ATGGCGAAGCTGTACACGGACGTCGACAAGTTCGAGTCCCACGAAGGCCCGGTGGTGGTCGAGGCGTTCCACTCAGGGGTCAAGGACCTGGTTCGGTCTGCACTCGACAAGGCGGGAGTCTCCTGGAAGGAGTTCGTCTTCGCCAAGGAGTTCGAGTTCATCACGCCTGAGGCGATCGCCGCCATCGAGAAGTCCGTCGTCGACAGCGGCTACCGCTACCAGACGTCCGCGGTCATCTCCTACGTGGAACGACCCGACGCCTATACCCCGATCGCGGGCGCGGACGCCACCTCCGACAGCTTCTCCTTCGAGCACCCCGAGGCCGTTACCGGTGAACCCGAGGACGGTCGCGTCCAGTGTGGGCAGGGCGACAATGTCGCCGCATACCCCGCGAACGTTATCGGCACTGCTCGCTATTACCGATCGATCGATGACGTGATGACTGGTCTGCGCGAGGGCGTTCCGGAGAACACAGTTGCGATCATCGACGACTCGGGCGGGACTCTCACAGCTCCGATCATCGAGCAGTTCAAGGCGATCGTTTGCGCGGGCGGAACGGTGCGTTCGCACCTGGGCATCCTTACCAGGGAGTACGGCATCCCGTGCGTCATGAACTCGAAGATCTCCGGGATCGTGAACGGCGACACCGTGGAGGTGGGCGTCTCGGGCCGTGCAAAGACGACCGAGGCCTACCAGGAAGGGCGCGAGATGACAGTGCCCGTGTGGAAGCACAGCGACCAGTCCTGA
- a CDS encoding crotonase/enoyl-CoA hydratase family protein, whose amino-acid sequence MTQATSSAPTRTLKISRGSGGSEVRANSRPRRIAAGEKGGRPVNKVHVEPAVSDERVLLITLNRPEARNAVDMDVAFALADAFDRLDSDAGLRTAVLTGAGTGFSAGMDLKAFAAGTLPFLEGRGFAGFTQRPPRKPVVAAVEGFALAGGMEMVLACDLVVAARDARLGLPEVQRGLVAAAGGLLRLPQRIPWHVASEIVLTGDPLTAQRLHEIGLINRVTEPGESLASAVELASRISDNAPLALQASKEILARAVDWGLEDGWAHQSPIANRIFSSRDAVEGATAFAQRREPLWRGC is encoded by the coding sequence GTGACGCAGGCCACGTCCAGTGCTCCGACCAGAACTCTCAAGATTTCCCGCGGCAGCGGCGGCAGCGAGGTGCGGGCGAACTCCCGGCCCCGCAGGATCGCCGCGGGCGAGAAGGGCGGCAGACCAGTGAACAAAGTGCATGTCGAACCGGCCGTGAGCGACGAGCGCGTCCTGCTCATCACCCTCAACCGACCCGAGGCCCGCAACGCCGTCGACATGGACGTTGCGTTCGCGCTCGCCGATGCATTCGACCGTCTCGATAGCGACGCTGGGCTTCGTACCGCAGTGCTGACTGGCGCAGGGACGGGATTCAGCGCCGGCATGGATCTGAAGGCATTCGCCGCAGGGACGCTGCCGTTTCTGGAGGGCCGGGGCTTCGCCGGGTTCACGCAACGACCACCCCGCAAGCCCGTCGTCGCGGCCGTTGAGGGCTTCGCCCTTGCCGGTGGGATGGAGATGGTCCTGGCGTGTGACCTAGTGGTCGCCGCACGCGACGCGCGATTAGGTCTGCCGGAGGTGCAGCGGGGCCTCGTCGCGGCAGCAGGCGGGCTGTTGCGGCTCCCCCAACGAATCCCGTGGCACGTTGCGAGCGAGATCGTCCTGACGGGGGATCCTCTGACGGCACAACGTCTCCACGAGATCGGGCTGATCAATCGCGTGACGGAGCCGGGAGAATCGCTGGCCTCGGCCGTCGAACTGGCGTCCAGGATCTCGGACAATGCACCATTGGCGTTACAGGCCTCCAAGGAGATCTTGGCACGAGCGGTCGACTGGGGCCTTGAGGACGGCTGGGCGCACCAATCGCCGATCGCCAACCGGATCTTCAGCTCCCGAGACGCCGTCGAGGGGGCGACCGCGTTCGCGCAGCGACGCGAGCCCCTATGGCGCGGCTGCTAG
- a CDS encoding LysR family transcriptional regulator, whose amino-acid sequence MAKNKPNARQPSEVAAIAASRVIDSRRLLYFVHVARSGSFTAAEAALDIAQSALSRQIRQLENDLGTKLLERRGHGVEPTATGHVLLQYASEVLELMGTALDEVSTSKLGARDRVSLAVSRPFSTTYVPDVLVRFNKKYPQIHVTVFEASSGQVYEMLTTGVVDTAVVLLQANSPKISTVKLFDESLMVIGRGDDPDLASPVIERSDLSRLKLMLPAAPFGTRAILERYFYDGGVSLDPTFRFDSVSLMAEMIRRNGYCAILPESACTSELESGEFVARPVNPGLHRTLRLAHMRDRKQPEALTALRETLVSVVEERHG is encoded by the coding sequence ATGGCGAAGAACAAGCCGAACGCGAGACAACCGAGCGAGGTCGCAGCAATTGCGGCATCCCGCGTGATCGACTCGCGCCGACTGCTGTACTTCGTCCATGTCGCGCGGAGCGGGAGCTTCACGGCCGCCGAGGCGGCACTGGACATCGCCCAATCAGCGCTGAGCCGACAGATCCGACAACTCGAGAACGACCTCGGCACCAAACTGCTCGAACGACGCGGACACGGGGTCGAGCCCACCGCCACCGGACACGTGCTGCTCCAGTACGCCTCAGAAGTCCTGGAACTGATGGGCACTGCCCTCGACGAGGTCAGCACCTCCAAGCTCGGCGCCCGTGACCGGGTGTCCCTCGCAGTTTCGCGGCCGTTCTCGACGACGTACGTTCCCGACGTCCTGGTGCGATTCAACAAGAAATACCCCCAGATCCACGTCACTGTCTTCGAGGCCTCCAGCGGGCAGGTCTACGAGATGCTCACGACCGGAGTCGTGGACACAGCGGTCGTGCTCCTCCAGGCGAACTCCCCCAAGATCTCGACAGTGAAGCTGTTCGACGAGAGCCTCATGGTGATCGGACGCGGCGACGACCCAGATCTCGCGTCGCCCGTGATTGAGCGGTCCGACCTATCACGACTCAAACTCATGCTCCCAGCCGCACCGTTCGGCACCCGCGCCATTCTCGAGCGCTACTTCTACGACGGCGGCGTCAGCTTGGATCCCACCTTTCGATTCGACAGCGTCTCTCTCATGGCCGAGATGATCCGCCGAAACGGCTACTGCGCGATCCTGCCCGAGAGCGCCTGCACAAGCGAGCTGGAATCCGGAGAATTCGTCGCACGGCCGGTGAATCCCGGGCTGCATAGGACCCTTCGGTTGGCACACATGAGAGATCGCAAGCAACCAGAGGCGCTGACAGCGCTGCGCGAGACGCTCGTCTCGGTGGTCGAGGAGCGTCACGGCTGA
- the dnaB gene encoding replicative DNA helicase: MSITENDRDLPEGPSDGWGDGPMPWEPGDAPGGGSGGDRTPPQDMAAEQCVLGSMMISKDAIAEVAEVLRGLDFYRPSHELIYDAMIDLWGRSEPVDAITVGGELQRKGLLPKIGGAPYLHTLIANVPTAANAGWYAEIVREKAILRRLVEAGTRIVQIGYAGEGQVDDVVDEAQAEIYNVTEKRQAEDYAPLSDIMGSVLDEIEAISNRDAGLYGVPTGFADLDELTNGLHAGQMIIVAARPAMGKALALDTPLPTPTGWTTMGEIRVGDELYDASGRPTRVVAATEVLLDRPCYEVHFSDGSVITADAQHQWRLASSSATCGEAVVMGAGRPHVVTTAELAAAGDVCAIEMPGGSLVKVSEVRPVASVPVRCVQVDNEDHLYLAGPTGIPTHNSTLALDLCRAASIHNNLSSVFFSLEMTRAEITMRLLSAEAKVPLNHIRNGQMNDDDWQKLARKMGEVSSAPMFIDDSPNMTMMEIRAKARRLKQRHDLRLIVIDYMQLMTSGKKVESRQLEVSEFSRQIKLLAKELEVPVIALSQLNRGAEQRTDKRPMMSDLRESGCLSADTRLMRADTNAEITLGELMESGARDIPVWSLDDRLKLVPRTLTHAFPSGVKQTYELTLASGRRIQATGNHKFLTYDGWMPLSELTPGSRIGSLRHAPAPLQPVARDEDEIVALAESGPELDALPGWVFGLPKEQVGLFLRHIWATEGSIGYDEKRHLGRVYYASNSRRLVDDLSRLLLRFNVFTRIKRVRKQGYRDGWHLHVYGAENQLRFCEEVGVHGARGVKAERLADLLRDVKGNPNLDTVPREVWGRLREVLAEHRPTPELAAVGASSPVELVETQQTPSRQRLAKVADVLGSADLEVLATNDVYWDAIAAIEPLGEVPVYDATVMGTHNFVVNGIAAHNSLEQDADMVILLHRDDVYEKESTRPGEADLIVAKHRNGPTRDLVVAFQGHYSRFVDMAH; the protein is encoded by the coding sequence GTGAGCATCACCGAGAACGATCGCGACCTGCCCGAGGGCCCGTCCGACGGCTGGGGCGACGGCCCGATGCCGTGGGAGCCGGGCGACGCGCCGGGCGGCGGCAGCGGTGGGGACCGGACGCCGCCGCAGGACATGGCGGCCGAGCAGTGCGTGCTGGGCTCGATGATGATCAGCAAGGACGCGATCGCCGAGGTCGCGGAGGTGCTGCGCGGGCTGGACTTCTACCGGCCCAGCCACGAGCTGATCTACGACGCGATGATCGACCTGTGGGGTCGCTCGGAGCCGGTGGACGCGATCACGGTCGGCGGTGAGCTGCAGCGCAAGGGCCTGCTGCCGAAGATCGGCGGGGCGCCGTACCTCCACACCCTGATCGCGAACGTGCCGACGGCCGCCAACGCGGGGTGGTATGCCGAGATCGTTCGGGAGAAGGCGATCCTGCGGCGGCTGGTCGAGGCGGGCACCCGGATCGTGCAGATCGGGTACGCCGGCGAGGGCCAGGTCGACGACGTGGTCGACGAGGCGCAGGCGGAGATCTACAACGTCACCGAGAAGCGCCAGGCGGAGGACTACGCGCCGCTGAGCGACATCATGGGCTCGGTGCTCGACGAGATCGAGGCGATCTCGAACCGGGATGCGGGGCTGTACGGCGTCCCCACCGGCTTCGCCGACCTCGACGAGCTGACCAACGGCCTGCACGCCGGCCAGATGATCATCGTCGCCGCGCGCCCCGCGATGGGGAAGGCACTGGCGCTGGACACGCCGCTGCCCACGCCGACCGGCTGGACGACGATGGGCGAGATCCGGGTAGGCGACGAGCTGTACGACGCCTCCGGGCGGCCCACCCGCGTCGTCGCTGCGACCGAGGTGCTGCTGGACCGTCCGTGCTATGAGGTGCACTTCTCCGACGGTTCGGTGATCACCGCGGATGCGCAGCACCAGTGGCGACTCGCCTCCTCGTCCGCAACGTGTGGGGAAGCGGTCGTCATGGGGGCCGGACGTCCACACGTTGTCACGACTGCTGAGCTGGCTGCCGCCGGCGACGTGTGTGCGATCGAGATGCCGGGCGGCTCGCTGGTGAAGGTCAGTGAGGTCCGCCCGGTCGCGTCCGTGCCGGTGCGGTGCGTGCAGGTGGACAACGAGGACCACCTCTACCTGGCCGGACCGACCGGGATCCCCACGCACAACTCGACCCTGGCGCTGGACCTGTGCCGAGCGGCCTCGATCCACAACAACCTGTCGAGTGTGTTCTTCAGCCTGGAGATGACGCGGGCGGAGATCACCATGCGGTTGCTGAGCGCTGAGGCGAAGGTGCCGCTCAACCACATCCGCAACGGCCAGATGAACGACGACGACTGGCAGAAGCTGGCGCGGAAGATGGGCGAGGTCTCCAGTGCGCCGATGTTCATCGACGACAGTCCGAACATGACGATGATGGAGATCCGGGCTAAGGCGCGGCGGCTCAAGCAGCGGCACGACCTGCGGCTGATCGTCATCGACTACATGCAGCTGATGACGTCGGGGAAGAAGGTGGAGTCCCGCCAGCTGGAGGTCTCGGAGTTCTCCCGGCAGATCAAGCTGTTGGCCAAGGAGCTCGAGGTCCCGGTGATCGCGCTGTCCCAGCTGAACCGTGGTGCCGAGCAGCGCACGGACAAGCGGCCGATGATGAGTGACCTTCGTGAGTCCGGCTGCCTGAGTGCGGACACCCGGCTGATGCGGGCCGACACGAACGCCGAGATCACCTTGGGCGAGCTGATGGAGTCGGGTGCGCGGGACATCCCGGTGTGGTCGCTGGACGACCGGCTCAAGCTGGTGCCGCGCACGCTCACCCACGCCTTCCCTAGCGGGGTGAAGCAGACCTACGAGCTCACTCTCGCCTCCGGCCGGCGGATCCAGGCGACGGGGAACCACAAGTTCCTGACCTACGACGGCTGGATGCCGCTGTCGGAGCTGACTCCCGGCTCGCGGATCGGATCGCTGCGACACGCCCCTGCCCCGCTCCAGCCGGTTGCGCGGGATGAGGACGAGATCGTGGCGCTGGCCGAGTCCGGTCCCGAGCTGGACGCCCTGCCGGGCTGGGTGTTCGGACTGCCGAAGGAGCAGGTGGGCCTGTTCCTGCGACACATCTGGGCGACCGAGGGTTCGATCGGGTACGACGAGAAGAGGCATCTCGGTCGCGTCTACTACGCCTCGAACAGTCGTCGCCTTGTGGACGATCTTTCGCGCCTGCTTCTCCGCTTCAACGTCTTCACTCGGATCAAGCGCGTTCGCAAGCAGGGCTATCGAGATGGCTGGCACCTGCACGTGTACGGCGCCGAGAACCAGTTGAGGTTCTGCGAGGAGGTGGGAGTTCACGGTGCCCGTGGCGTGAAGGCGGAACGGCTGGCCGACCTGCTGCGCGACGTGAAGGGCAACCCCAACCTGGACACGGTGCCGCGCGAGGTGTGGGGCCGGCTCCGCGAGGTGCTCGCCGAGCACCGTCCGACGCCTGAGCTCGCGGCGGTCGGAGCATCCTCGCCGGTCGAGCTTGTCGAGACCCAGCAAACGCCGAGCCGGCAGCGCCTAGCGAAGGTCGCGGACGTCCTCGGCTCCGCCGACCTGGAGGTCCTGGCCACCAACGACGTCTACTGGGACGCCATCGCAGCGATCGAGCCGCTGGGGGAGGTGCCGGTGTACGACGCCACCGTCATGGGCACCCACAACTTCGTGGTCAACGGCATCGCAGCCCACAACTCCCTGGAGCAGGACGCCGACATGGTGATCCTGCTCCACCGTGACGACGTCTACGAGAAGGAGTCCACGCGGCCGGGAGAGGCCGATCTGATCGTGGCGAAGCACCGGAACGGGCCCACGCGAGACCTGGTCGTCGCGTTCCAGGGGCACTACTCGCGGTTCGTGGACATGGCGCACTGA
- a CDS encoding MATE family efflux transporter, giving the protein MPTPTARAQDREIVRLAVPAFLALVAEPLFLLADAAIVGHLGTRELAGLGIAAAILQTVVGLCIFLAYGTTAAVARHLGAGQLRRALAQGIDGIWLAILIGTVATVAGVLLTTPLVALFGTGPAVSGFAEDYLRVAFLGTTPLLIMLAATGVLRGLQDTRTPLVVAVAGNLVNIVLNYVLVYGAGPVPALGIAGAALGSVVAQVASALALGWVVVRAARREGASLRPDLPGIRASGRAGVPLLVRTLTLRASLLIGTYAVVLASGSDDGVGMATHQLAMTLWSFLAFVLDAIAIAAQAITGRYLGAGDVDGTRAVTARMITWGWRSGIVTGLGLAALSPFLGPLFTPDPAVQDLLVPVLIVAAIGQPVAGIVFVLDGVLIGAGDGRYLAWTGLLVLLAYAPAALVAGWLTHSVVWVWVAMTVVFMGARLVVLVTRSRGSAWMVTGAR; this is encoded by the coding sequence GTGCCGACCCCGACCGCGCGCGCCCAGGACCGCGAGATCGTCCGCCTCGCGGTCCCCGCGTTCCTCGCGCTGGTCGCCGAGCCGCTCTTCCTCCTCGCCGACGCCGCGATCGTCGGCCACCTCGGCACCCGCGAGCTCGCCGGCCTCGGCATCGCCGCGGCGATCCTGCAGACCGTGGTGGGGCTGTGCATCTTCCTCGCCTACGGCACCACCGCCGCGGTCGCCCGCCACCTCGGCGCCGGCCAGCTGCGCCGCGCCCTGGCCCAGGGCATCGACGGGATCTGGCTGGCGATCCTCATCGGCACCGTCGCCACCGTGGCCGGCGTACTCCTCACCACCCCGCTCGTCGCCCTCTTCGGCACCGGCCCCGCCGTCTCCGGCTTCGCCGAGGACTACCTCCGCGTCGCGTTCCTCGGCACCACCCCGCTGCTGATCATGCTCGCCGCGACCGGGGTGCTCCGCGGCCTGCAGGACACGCGCACGCCGCTCGTCGTCGCGGTGGCGGGCAACCTGGTCAACATCGTCCTCAACTACGTCCTGGTGTACGGCGCGGGCCCGGTCCCCGCACTCGGCATCGCCGGCGCCGCGCTCGGATCCGTGGTGGCGCAGGTCGCCTCCGCGCTCGCCCTCGGCTGGGTGGTCGTGCGCGCCGCCCGCCGCGAGGGCGCGTCCCTGCGGCCGGACCTGCCGGGCATCCGCGCGTCCGGCCGGGCCGGCGTACCTCTCCTGGTGCGCACCCTCACCCTGCGCGCCAGCCTGCTCATCGGCACCTACGCCGTCGTGCTCGCCTCCGGCTCCGACGACGGGGTCGGCATGGCGACCCACCAGCTCGCGATGACCCTGTGGAGCTTCCTGGCGTTCGTGCTCGACGCGATCGCGATCGCCGCGCAGGCCATCACCGGGCGCTACCTCGGCGCCGGCGACGTCGACGGCACGCGCGCGGTCACCGCCCGGATGATCACCTGGGGCTGGCGCAGCGGGATCGTCACCGGACTCGGGCTCGCGGCGCTCTCGCCGTTCCTCGGGCCGCTCTTCACCCCCGACCCCGCCGTGCAGGACCTGCTGGTGCCGGTGCTGATCGTCGCCGCGATCGGACAGCCCGTCGCGGGCATCGTGTTCGTACTCGACGGCGTGCTGATCGGCGCCGGCGACGGGCGCTACCTCGCCTGGACCGGGCTGCTCGTGCTGCTCGCCTACGCCCCCGCCGCGCTGGTCGCCGGGTGGCTCACCCACAGCGTCGTCTGGGTGTGGGTCGCCATGACCGTGGTCTTCATGGGCGCGCGGCTGGTCGTGCTGGTCACCCGCTCGCGCGGCTCGGCCTGGATGGTGACCGGCGCCCGGTGA
- a CDS encoding formylglycine-generating enzyme family protein has translation MSSDEQIDAAHFSEVLPLTWSLEAVPLAKFTDCVNLLCTGNGTPAERIVAGSLVALFGDERAPAIPTLCRVPGGTVLRGTPVEAVDQVVAEWRHVGVERSWILKEAPQSRVDVSDFWLGTYPVTNAQYAQFLFHSESSTERPSSWLLGAYPWDRSNHPVAGVRWEDAQAYCSWLSEQVEGFRFRLPTEAEWEYAARGADRREYPWGDDFDPAATNTREFGLNTTSPIGSFPRGRSWCGAWDLAGNVEEFTSSLYAPYERGEVVDDDLTQILGRYPITRGGSFSRFGDLARCARRHGPHPGKLYPCGFRVAADRVT, from the coding sequence GTGAGTTCAGACGAGCAAATTGATGCAGCGCACTTCTCCGAAGTGCTCCCGTTGACGTGGTCACTCGAGGCAGTTCCACTGGCGAAATTCACGGACTGCGTGAACTTGCTCTGTACCGGGAATGGTACGCCAGCTGAACGAATAGTGGCGGGATCGCTAGTGGCGTTGTTCGGTGACGAAAGGGCGCCAGCGATACCGACGCTGTGCCGAGTGCCAGGCGGCACGGTTCTCAGGGGCACGCCAGTAGAGGCGGTGGATCAGGTCGTCGCGGAATGGAGGCACGTCGGGGTAGAGCGATCGTGGATCCTCAAAGAAGCACCTCAGTCGCGGGTCGACGTGTCCGACTTCTGGCTGGGCACCTACCCGGTGACGAACGCTCAGTACGCCCAGTTCCTTTTCCACTCGGAGTCTTCCACCGAGCGGCCATCGTCGTGGCTCCTGGGGGCGTATCCTTGGGATCGATCAAACCACCCAGTGGCTGGCGTGAGGTGGGAAGACGCTCAAGCCTATTGCTCGTGGCTGAGCGAACAGGTCGAAGGTTTTCGTTTCCGACTCCCGACCGAAGCCGAGTGGGAATACGCAGCCCGTGGAGCAGATCGGCGGGAGTATCCCTGGGGGGATGACTTCGATCCCGCCGCCACAAACACCCGCGAATTCGGTCTGAACACCACGAGTCCGATCGGCTCCTTCCCGCGCGGGCGCTCGTGGTGTGGAGCATGGGACTTGGCGGGAAATGTGGAGGAGTTCACGTCCTCGCTCTACGCGCCATACGAGCGGGGGGAAGTTGTGGACGACGACCTGACGCAGATCCTCGGTCGGTATCCGATTACCCGTGGCGGGAGTTTCTCACGGTTTGGAGACCTCGCCCGGTGTGCTCGTCGCCATGGGCCCCACCCAGGCAAGCTGTACCCCTGCGGCTTCCGGGTGGCCGCCGATCGGGTCACGTGA
- a CDS encoding GTP cyclohydrolase II has translation MALRVEVRARVPFRLHPCSRTEAEAEIVSFNHLPSGAEHLAVVLGRPTKGCLVRIHSECLTGDVFGSSRCDCGAQLMESIERISARGGVVLYMRQEGRGIGLYNKLDAYLAQDAGADTFSANEQLGFGADERQYDECAEMLIALGLDSVELLTNNPRKVESLIAAGIDVESVQHTGAHVTPENAAYLREKALLAGHNISIDRESV, from the coding sequence ATGGCCCTGCGGGTAGAGGTTCGAGCTAGGGTGCCGTTTCGGCTGCATCCGTGCTCTCGCACGGAGGCCGAGGCCGAAATCGTGAGCTTCAACCATCTCCCGTCGGGGGCAGAGCACCTGGCGGTGGTGCTGGGGAGACCCACGAAAGGTTGTTTGGTGCGGATTCATTCGGAGTGCCTGACTGGGGATGTGTTTGGGTCGTCACGATGTGATTGTGGTGCCCAGTTGATGGAGTCGATCGAACGGATATCCGCGCGAGGAGGGGTTGTACTCTATATGCGGCAGGAGGGCAGGGGTATCGGCCTGTACAACAAACTTGATGCCTACCTGGCGCAGGATGCTGGAGCGGACACTTTCTCGGCCAATGAGCAGCTAGGATTTGGCGCTGATGAGCGGCAGTACGATGAGTGTGCGGAGATGTTGATCGCTCTAGGGCTCGACTCGGTGGAGCTGCTGACGAATAATCCGCGTAAGGTGGAGTCCCTGATCGCTGCAGGAATAGACGTGGAGAGTGTTCAGCACACGGGAGCACATGTCACGCCCGAGAACGCCGCCTACTTGCGCGAAAAGGCGCTGCTTGCGGGCCATAATATCTCGATAGATCGAGAGTCTGTGTGA